The stretch of DNA GTCCCTGCTCCCAACTTTTGAAAGCATTCATCCATTCAAGGAAGTCCATCGTCTTGATGTCCATCGGATGCGACGGACTACGCTGCGCCGACGCACTCAACGAGAAAGCCGAGAACGCAAGAGCCAACAAAGTAGATTTTGTTTTCATACACAAAAAGGTTCTTAATTATTGATATGGGTAAATTGTAAATTCGGTCTTTATACTTATATATATAGGTATCCTGCAATGATTACCTAAGGATTTGCCGAATATTTAACATCATTAAACAAAGGTATAGCACAACAGAGCTTTTCGTAAAAGATTTTTCTCAATCACAGAAAAGAACGCTCAACAGAAAAACAAAAGGAGGTTGACTTAGAAAAAGATGATCCTTCTCTCATCAAATCCTACTACAACCAAAGCAACAGACCATCACACAACACCAGCATAATGCCCATCAAGAGGCCGAGTATACTGTTCTTATCCAACTTCGAGCGCAATTGTCTGAGGGCATTATAAATATGTGCATCCACCGTTCGCACCGAAACGTTCATCACTTCTGCAATTTCCTTATTCTTCAGTCCGTGCAAATAGCTCATCACAAACACCTGCCTACTCTTGGGCGGCAACTCGTTGATGGCTAAATTGATTCGCTGTTGAAGTTCGTCATTCCTGAGTTTCTGCAACACCTCGCTATTGTTGGGATCGAGACTGTCAAGCCGCCTGTTCTCCATCTCAATCACTGCATCCGAATATTTCCGCACCACTTGCCTGTGTTTAATCACATTCAGTGCATGCGTATAGACGCTTCGATAGACAAACGACTTGACATGCGCTGGTTCCAAAATATCCGTTCTCCTGTTCCACAACTCGAGAAACGAGCCTTGCAGCACGTCGTCCACATCGCTATCGCCCAAGAGTCGGGCAGCATAACGGGCCAGTTGCGGATACAAATCGCGGAAAT from Prevotella sp. oral taxon 475 encodes:
- a CDS encoding RNA polymerase sigma-70 factor is translated as MAASIRLMTEKDFRTYFRDLYPQLARYAARLLGDSDVDDVLQGSFLELWNRRTDILEPAHVKSFVYRSVYTHALNVIKHRQVVRKYSDAVIEMENRRLDSLDPNNSEVLQKLRNDELQQRINLAINELPPKSRQVFVMSYLHGLKNKEIAEVMNVSVRTVDAHIYNALRQLRSKLDKNSILGLLMGIMLVLCDGLLLWL